AGGCTCTTGGCGCGGCTCGAGGGCATCCTCTTGGACCCCGTCTACACCGGCAAGGCGATGGCCGGCCTCATCGGCCTGGCCGAGCGGGGCGCCTTTAAGAGGGACGACAACGTGCTCTTCTTGCACACCGGCGGCTCGCCCGCGCTCTACGCCTATCAGGGCGTCCTCAGCGATTAGGATGAGGTCAGTTGGCGTAAAGACGGTCGGCGTCTTGGGCGGCCTCGGCCCCGAAGCGACCCTCGACTTTTTCGCCAAGGTCTTAAAGCGAACGGGCGCGGGGAGCGACCAGGAGCACCTGCGCCTCATCATCGACAACAACCCCCAGGTGCCCAACCGCAACGAGGCCGTCGCCGGGCGCGGCCCCTCGCCGGCTCCCCAGCTCGCGGCGATGGCGCGCGGCCTGGAAAGGGCCGGCGCCGACTTCCTGGTGATGGTCTGCAACAGCGCCCACGCCTATGAGCAGGCCATCTTAGAGGCGGTGGCCATCCCCTTCCTGAGCCTCATCGAACTGACCCGTGACGAGGTGGTGCAAAAGCACCCCGGCGTCCGCACCGTCGGCCTGCTGGCGGCGGCGGGCTGCCTGGACGCCGGGCTCTACCAGCGCGCCTTTGCCGGGGCCGGTATCCGGGTCCTGGTCCTTACGGGCGCGGAACGAGAAAGCTTCATGACCCTGCTCTACCGCGTCAAGGCGGGTGACACGGGCGCGGCAACCAGAGCTGAGATGAGGGCCCTGGCTCGGACGCTCGCTCTGCGGGGCGCCGAGGTGATGGTGGCCGGCTGCACCGAGGTGCCGCTCGTCCTCGGCGACGGCGACCTCGCCGTTCCGCTCGTCGATTCGACCGACGTGCTCGTCGACAGGACCATCGCCTACGCCCGCGAACCCCTGGCGGAGCCCGGGTGATCCTCGCCTCCGAGTGGCTGCACCCCGACGCGGTAGCGCAGCTGGGGGCTCACAGCGCGTTCAGCTACGAGCCCGACCTCCACGCCGACCCGGGGGCCCTGCTGGCCGCCGCCCG
This genomic interval from Deinococcota bacterium contains the following:
- a CDS encoding amino acid racemase, whose amino-acid sequence is MRSVGVKTVGVLGGLGPEATLDFFAKVLKRTGAGSDQEHLRLIIDNNPQVPNRNEAVAGRGPSPAPQLAAMARGLERAGADFLVMVCNSAHAYEQAILEAVAIPFLSLIELTRDEVVQKHPGVRTVGLLAAAGCLDAGLYQRAFAGAGIRVLVLTGAERESFMTLLYRVKAGDTGAATRAEMRALARTLALRGAEVMVAGCTEVPLVLGDGDLAVPLVDSTDVLVDRTIAYAREPLAEPG